Proteins from one Candidatus Methylomirabilota bacterium genomic window:
- a CDS encoding ABC transporter ATP-binding protein, producing MTERDPELLGKAYDPRLMRRLWGVTRPHRRLVLLSMLLFPAVAALELLQPWLTKIAIDRYILTGDWLGLSRIAAAYLGCLIVLYGLRVAISYLTQLAGQRVMHDLRAALFAHLQRQDAAFFDRSPVGRLMTRVLTDVEAINELFTSGAMAVVGDVLTLGGIVVLMLVLNWELALVTFVLVPVLAAGAAYFRLKARDSYRGVRTRLARLNGFLQESLQGMAVIQLFARERREAELFAGLNGDLRQAQFRSTFFDAMLYAGVEAIGSAAVALLLWYGGGQVLTGALTFGGLVAFLEYTGRFFLPIRDLGAKYTVMQAATVAAERVFGLLDAEPSVRSPAGGVVAGDPGAAAVEFRNVWFAYDGENWVLRDCSFTVAVGERVALVGPTGEGKSTIVRLMTRGYDASRGQVLVGGVDVREWDLGALRRQVGVIPQEVFLFTGTVEDNLRVGAGAAALGDEIDRALRTARADRVVASLPQGLQQEIHERGQNLSQGQRQLLAIARALLYNPAVLALDEATSSVDPESEALIRAGLEELLRGRTSVVVAHRLSTIQTADRIQVLHRGRVREAGRHAELLAQGGLYARLYELQFGEVAP from the coding sequence ATGACTGAGCGCGACCCCGAGCTCCTCGGGAAAGCGTACGACCCCCGGCTCATGCGCCGGCTCTGGGGCGTGACGCGCCCACACCGACGGCTCGTGCTGCTCTCGATGCTCCTCTTCCCCGCGGTGGCGGCGCTCGAGCTCCTTCAGCCCTGGCTGACCAAGATCGCCATTGACCGCTACATCCTCACGGGCGATTGGCTGGGGCTCAGCCGCATCGCGGCGGCCTACCTCGGCTGCCTGATCGTCCTCTACGGCCTGCGCGTCGCCATCTCGTACCTGACGCAGCTCGCCGGCCAGCGCGTCATGCACGACCTCCGCGCGGCGCTCTTCGCCCATCTCCAGCGGCAGGACGCGGCCTTCTTCGACCGGAGCCCGGTCGGGAGGCTGATGACGCGCGTCCTGACGGACGTCGAGGCCATCAACGAGCTCTTCACGAGCGGCGCCATGGCCGTGGTGGGCGACGTCCTGACGCTCGGGGGCATCGTGGTCCTGATGCTGGTCCTGAATTGGGAGCTGGCCCTGGTCACGTTCGTCCTCGTGCCCGTCCTCGCGGCAGGCGCCGCGTACTTCAGGCTGAAAGCCCGCGACAGCTACCGCGGGGTCAGGACTCGCCTGGCGCGGCTCAACGGCTTTCTGCAGGAATCGCTCCAGGGCATGGCCGTGATCCAGCTCTTTGCCCGCGAGCGAAGGGAGGCGGAGCTTTTCGCGGGGCTCAACGGCGACCTCCGCCAGGCGCAGTTCCGCTCGACCTTCTTCGACGCGATGCTCTACGCGGGCGTCGAGGCCATCGGCTCGGCGGCGGTGGCGCTTCTCCTCTGGTACGGCGGCGGCCAGGTACTGACGGGCGCACTCACCTTCGGCGGGCTCGTCGCCTTCCTCGAGTACACGGGCCGCTTCTTCCTGCCGATCCGGGACCTGGGCGCCAAGTACACGGTGATGCAGGCCGCCACCGTCGCCGCCGAGCGCGTGTTCGGCCTGCTCGACGCTGAGCCCTCCGTCCGCTCCCCGGCCGGTGGTGTCGTCGCCGGCGACCCGGGCGCGGCGGCCGTCGAGTTCAGAAACGTCTGGTTCGCCTACGACGGAGAGAACTGGGTGCTGCGGGACTGCTCGTTCACGGTCGCGGTGGGGGAGCGCGTGGCGCTGGTCGGGCCGACGGGCGAGGGCAAGAGCACGATCGTGCGGCTGATGACGCGCGGTTACGACGCGTCGAGGGGACAGGTGCTGGTGGGCGGTGTGGATGTCCGCGAGTGGGACCTAGGCGCGCTGCGCCGCCAGGTCGGCGTCATTCCGCAGGAGGTATTTCTTTTCACCGGCACCGTGGAGGACAACTTGAGAGTCGGTGCGGGCGCGGCGGCGCTGGGTGACGAGATCGACCGCGCGCTTCGGACAGCGCGCGCGGACCGCGTGGTCGCCTCGCTCCCGCAGGGCCTCCAGCAGGAGATCCACGAGCGCGGCCAGAACCTTTCACAGGGGCAGCGGCAGCTGCTGGCCATCGCCCGGGCGCTCCTTTATAATCCGGCCGTCCTGGCGCTCGACGAGGCGACATCGAGCGTGGACCCAGAGTCGGAGGCGCTGATCCGCGCGGGGCTGGAGGAGCTGCTGCGAGGCCGGACCAGCGTCGTCGTTGCGCACCGGCTCTCGACGATCCAGACGGCCGACCGGATCCAGGTGCTGCACAGGGGGCGGGTTCGTGAGGCCGGTCGTCACGCCGAGCTGCTGGCACA